The sequence TCTCGCTCGATCGACTGGCGGCCGACGTCGCCGCGGTCGACGACGAGCGAACCCGGATGGCGGTCCGCATCACGCTCGTTCACGCGACGCTGCCGAAACTCGAGGACTACGGGCTGCTCGAGTACGATCTCCGATCCGGAACCGTCCATCTGTCGGGCCCCCTCGTCGCCCTCGAGGAACCGCTGGGAACGCTGCCGGACGGCGACGACCGCGAGTCGAGCGACGTCCGTGACCGGCGCCGTTAGCGGCCGAACCGACGTGAGCGGTTACAATATTCCCGGACGGCCCGCAGGAAGTCCCGCTTGCGGAAGTCCCGCCAGTTGACGTCCGTGAAGTACAGCTCCGAGTAGACCGACTGCCAGATCATGAAATCCGAGAGCCGCTCGGCGCCGGTCTTGATCACGAGGTCGGGCTCGGAGGGGAACACGAGGTGATTCTCGACCCGCTCGTCGTCGATCTCCTCGGGCGCCAGTTGTCCGTCCTCGACGTGTTCCGCGAGCGTCCGGACCGCGCTGGTGAACTCGTGTTTCCCGCCGAGACCGATTCCGATGCGAATGGGCGCTTCCGCCGGCGTCCGATCATCGGGACCGCGGACGGCCACTTCGCGGGGCGCCTCGAGGGTCTCGAGTTCGCGTCGCAGGGCCGGTACCGCCGCGGCGTCGAGGACGCTGACGTAGACGGTCACCTGGGTGGCGTACTCGAAGGCCCACGCGAAGAAGTCCGTCAGCGTCCCGTAAGCGTCCCGCTCGAGGAGGTCGCGCTCGGTGATGACGAGCGCGATGTGATCGGGGAATTCGCCGTCGTGGCGACGGATGCGGAGGCTGAGATACTGTTCGTACAGACCCACGGCAGTGAGTTTCCCGTCCGATCCCATACCGGTTTCGGGTTTTCGCGGGTAGCGATTCCTCGTCCCGGCCGGCGATCGACCCGCCTGTAGCCGACCGGTCGGTCATCCGAACGGAGAGGTTCCGACGCAACACCCCGGTGAGGCGGGGTAGAACGGCCACAGCGAAGTTCACGAAGCTTCAAGTGAACGCCACAGAAAGGACTCGGTATCGTGACAGCACCTGTTCGGCGAGCAGGCGTGTTTGCAGCCCTCTGTACGCTCGCACTCGCCGTTCCGCTCGGCAACCCGCATGTCGGGGCTGTGATCGCCGCCGTCGCAGCCCTCGGGGCGCTCGCCGTGACCGACGGGCCGCTCTTCGAACTGCTGGCCTATCCGAGCGACTACGAAGCGGGGCGCCTCTACGGCATCGTCACGCTCGTGCTCGCGGGGACCACGCTCGGCCTCATCGCGGTCACGACGTC comes from Haloterrigena salifodinae and encodes:
- a CDS encoding DUF7344 domain-containing protein, giving the protein MVVAGSVVDIERLAQVTNCSIEAAATLLGSSRTRIALRVLSRCDPPVSLDRLAADVAAVDDERTRMAVRITLVHATLPKLEDYGLLEYDLRSGTVHLSGPLVALEEPLGTLPDGDDRESSDVRDRRR
- a CDS encoding undecaprenyl diphosphate synthase family protein, with the translated sequence MGLYEQYLSLRIRRHDGEFPDHIALVITERDLLERDAYGTLTDFFAWAFEYATQVTVYVSVLDAAAVPALRRELETLEAPREVAVRGPDDRTPAEAPIRIGIGLGGKHEFTSAVRTLAEHVEDGQLAPEEIDDERVENHLVFPSEPDLVIKTGAERLSDFMIWQSVYSELYFTDVNWRDFRKRDFLRAVREYCNRSRRFGR